ATTACCATGGATGCGTATGCAGGACTAAATAGAATCAAAAACACACACGATGAACACTTATTAAAGCACGATAAAAATGCagcttttataataaaaaacaatgatatataaaaaagttcagaagtgattatttttcatatcggACAtcattaatcgaaatattgtCATCTAGACACGTAACATACACACAATAAAAACCATAAATAACAAACCGTTGTCAAAATAACGCATCATTCGTTACCGCTCGTTACATTATGTTAAGATAAGCTTTGTTTGATATTATTCACAATAGTCATGTATTTCAAAACGTCATCTACAAAATTAACCAATCATGATAAAGTATTAGAGTATCAACCAATGAAACGAGTAGTAACAAGTGAAATAGATAACCTCAAAGAGATGATTGGTTCAGATCTGGTAAATAAGTTTCATATGATATAACCTTAAAGTTTATACCTGGGGTTTATATTAACCACCGAAATTTTACAATCGCTAACAACTTCGTGACGCATAGGCTATTGAATTATATTGTCCTAACGGTGTTGTATTTAATGGCGGTAGTAGGTAAAAATGACTCTAGTTCTGGCCATTCctcaataaattattgaacCGATCGGACTTGGAAACATCAACGAACTTCAATAATCTTCGTCCATTAAGAATAATCTATTGTAGCGTTAATAAGGACATGAaggtatgtttgtatgtatatatagaaatgttttctacgtatatacatggACGAGattatagttatttttattataatagacGATAATTCTACAATAAAAATCTGATATGATATCTTAAAAACAAACACGTGAGAAGTGTAATTGTGTTCAgtcattctttttaatttgaagatattaagaaaaagattattaagtGCAATATGTATGCATTATTGTTGATTTGATATTAGAattttgtgtgtatatgttaAATATGTTAGAGGATGCCATGGATTGTTGTTACATTGAACAAAACGAAGCTACAGGAATGGACAAGGTATTTCCAAATGTATCTAGTCCAGAAATGTTCGATAGTGATGTGGAAAACAAACACAATGAACAACAAGAAGTAACATCAGTAATTGAAGAAACATTGGTCAAAACTAGTCCACAAGAACCTTCCCAGGCTACTCTTATCACTAAGTCCGACAATTATCTGCTGGCcagaatcaataaatatttaaccgGAGTACCTCCACCGCCAAGTCATACTATTTGTCAAAGCGATTGTAATGACTTGTTGCGTTATATTCAACAAAACCAACAATATTTTTGGACAACCTCTCCTATatcagaagagaaaaatgttagacaagaagaaataaataaatcttttaatcAAGGAACATTAGAAAACAATgagatgttttctttttataataccaATAATACTCAAAGAAATTTAGCTAATGCTTTTGATGAATGCAAGTCAAATACAAACAATGTTTCTGAAgaggtatgtatataaaattttgataatgatacaaataatttacaaaaaaatcataatttaaataagGATACAATTACAAAAACAGATACTTGATATTTTAGAACAACaagtaaataattcaaataatttgcAGAATAAATCGCTTATTCTTTATAATACTatcggagagaaagaagttgaAAATTTGCCATGGTCAGAAgcatattttcataaatttcatgGTATCCagtaagtataaataatatattatttatactaataGTAATATCTCGAAATTGATATGGTTAGtaccatttaatttttttgtttcagttataatagaaataaatcaatagaAGAATTCGAAAATTTAACAATGAAACTATGCGAAAGATATATAGGAGCAGAAACACAATCTACGtgtaatgtatttttttctaagcAAGGACCTGGAAGTGCTAGAAAAAGAAGTGTTCTAGCTAAACGTAATTATGGTCAAAGTCCAGGAAAGAGATTGAGTCATTTAGCTCGAAGAAGGAGAACATTTTCTAGTGCAAATTTACAAGGATTAAATCTCAATGATAAGAGACAATTAGTATTGAGTGTCAAGTATGATTTCTTTCGtcttcataatatatatttttttttatttatttattatttactatttgtaattatattttaattatagaaaaccTACAACTAGAAAAGGTAAAAGTCCAAGAGGCAAAAGTCCAAGATATAAAAGTCCAAGAGGTAAAAGTCCTAGAGGATCGGCTAAGAAAAAAGTAGTTCGAAGGCttacattagaaaatataagtcCATACAAAACAAAATTGGACACATCAAGACGAGCTCTTTTCCAAAGTCCACCCTTAGATAAAGCAGGCCctagtaaattatttaattgtagtAGTACCAATCCCCAAACAATTAAACGTGCTTTATTTCCCACTCCTAAGAAGGAAGATATTTTAATGGAAGGTGTTAAAATAATTGCTACCGAAGAAtctaaaaagaggaagagtgaAGATGATTTACAAGGACCTCGTTTCAAGTGGGCAAAGAGTTTATCGTTTGATTGCCCTCTTGAATTACAAAATACTACTTTACGTTCCTGGGATCGCGAGAGACATTCTTCTGGAAATGTCTTATCACAACATGAAATGTCTGTCACGCAAGGAAAAAGTGAACTTAGTGATACGCATAGAAAGGTAAGATATTTCATTCTTGTGCCATTGtttaagatattatatttgatatttaattatatttattattgcatagaaattattatggGCTGTAGCAGAAGCACTACGAGGCAGAGGAATTGGTATGGGCCATCCACAGTTTAAACAGTACGCTTCAAATCTAGCACGtactgttaaaaaattaatgcctgatcttgaaaataaaaatataccaaGAAAACCTGGCAGTACAAGTGATCGTATGTTAAAATTGGCTAAACATCATGCTCTTCTCATAACAGATACAAGGACTATGGAATGACTGTACTTGTTagtacgaaaaaatatattattgtatcttttatacaaaaaaaattcgtacaattttaaaagaaaaaagaaatagaaaaaagtacgAGTGTTATTACTTCGATACTTTCAAAATAATGAAggacttttaattaatttaatgtgaTAAATGTGATTAAATGCATTAATAagatttacataatttttcacgaaaaattattatattttactgtataaatgtaaaagaaaggtTCTCCTAAAGTCACAGtgtatatattagaataattgtAGCCTGGACGggatatttacatattttatatatatatatacacatatatatataaagttctgtaaatcaattatatttaatatgtgaTTGTGATCAAAGTACGTAGCTAAATCATTAGAAGCAagtaaatacaaatttaaatcTTATTGTCTTTGAAGAAccaatatcaattttttcttattgcaaagataaactttttcttcttggtaTTTCAAAGTttgatattgttttatattattaagaattataaatcatagaaaattaCCTTGCATAATAAACATCAAATTCAATATTTCCAAAGAAACTTGATATCTGGATTTATTCTAAACTATTatctaaatttaattctattcgagcctcttattttcattaaataaggACTTTGGTAAGAGGCAAGTAAAAAGTTAGAAGACTATGTTACACGTACGTCACAAATTGTTGCAAATTCTGTTTTGTTCTATTTCAAAGTGATACCTttgctttattatttataaattatgaaatatacaatttttttattgctaatatatatcaattttatctgCGCCGTACGAATACTTTTGCTCAATACAATTGATATGTATTAgcagtcatatatatatatatatcagtaaatagattaatatatattttagcgACATATCTAgcataagatttttttatatatatatatttaatataattaaggcgagtaaaaaaataaagactaataaagagggaagaaataaAGACTAATACAGACTAATTGCGATAGGGATTCaggagatattaaattaattctataaaacttttttagtTCTCCTTATTCTGCATTTTGTCGACCGACCCTGGCAATCAGTTCATCTAATATTTGTGTAAGTTCTTTGTTCTCCTTTGTTTTTTGCTCTACTATTTCAGCGAGCGAATTACTTTTCAATTCAGCTTTCCTCACCATCGCATGCAACTTTACCGTCTCGGCTTCGTGTTGTTTTCGTATATCCACTAATTCTAGGTTGGCCctatgacaaatttttttaaattaaaaataatgtcctttcttttctattataatatttatctcatatttttagatattacaGTATCTTCAATTTATTAAACTTACTTTCTTAATTGCGACATGGCATGAGTTTTTAATTGATCATAACGATTTTCTAAAGACTTTATTGTTTCCAAATTTTCTTGGATACTTTCTTTCAAAACtccttcgttatttttatatgcagAAACGACTCCCTTGAGcctttcatattttaaatgaacATCATTAAATGCAGCTTCCGTGTTACTAAGATGAAGATTTGTAGCTTGAAGTTCTTCTTGTACTTTAGACTTTTCTTGCTCAAAATTAGCACgatccctttctttttctgtgaGTAATCGActtatcgatttttcatattcatCTACGACAACtctatataacaaaaattacaatattttttttatataagacaacttttataacaaataataaaataattataaaaatttgaaaagtaaattacgtcaattgatttttattctcaACTTCTTGATTTATTTGCGCTTgcaattttgttaatttttcttgAGAAGTTGCCTTTTGTTTTTCCAATTTTgattcatattcttttttctgtttctccaATTCTTTTTCCAATTGCGACACAGTCGCACGTAGTAACTCTAATTTCTCCGTTCCGTCTATATCGTCGACTTCCTTTGTATCAGATTTAGTTACTTGTATAGGTTCATCCTTAGAAAatacataagaaaatatttataaagaaaatatgaaattaaatgtaattgttattactaactaattaataaaaaagaatactttAAACATTGCTTACATTTTTGTCTtgaatttcttctaatttgTGAATCGTACCACTGGGAGGGGTACTAAAAACTTGACTGTTTCCTTGAGGTAACATACTGACATTGGCTAACAGAGGATCAAATTTGATATACAAGGATTCATTCCTAAGGCGAGTTGCGCTTTCTGAATTTCCTCTTgccgaaagaaaatcaaaagacGTTGGGTCTTGGAAtactaaaaatgataaattgttaaatactTAAGGACGTTTATAGAACAATTTAATTACATACGATACGGAAAGATCAAATTTCAACTTACTTTCTAACACAGGATTAACAAAAACATCATCTTCAAATTCTAAAGGAGATTTGAAAATGTCATCTGCAATTTCTCCTGCTgctaattctaatttttttaaagaacaaCAAGTAGCATCATCATTAGACAATGTAGTACTCTGTCTCTGTGGCTTAAATTCTTCGTATTGCTCAACTTCATTTAAAGAATCAAGATTTAAATAAGTATCATCTGACAAAGTGAGCGTCTCATCCAATACCTCATCTGTGCCTGTATTACTTGtactttttttgttactaTCTATATTATCCTCAtcagttttcttttcaactatatcttctttatatattttatttccatttatattattcgtatctattctattttcatctaaattatttttgtctgttttattttcatctataTCAAATGTTGTATCAGTTTTATGTtcatctatattatttttatccgtttcattttcatttaaataatttatatctgttTTATTATCATCTATATTAAATGTTGTAtcagttttaatatattcgtcTATATGAATTGTATCAGTTTTatgttcatttatattaattgttgTATCAATTTTatgttcatttatattaattgtcGTATCAATTTTATGTTCATCTATATTAATTGCcgtatcaattttatattcatctatATTAATTGtcgtatcaattttatattcatctatattattttctgtatccgttttattttcattgatgtTACGAGCATCtgctatattattatttaaattatttctatctgGTTTCTTTTCATCTGTActagtatttatattttcacttACAATATCTGTAATTGCTTGAATAGTACAAGTATTATTTGTATCTGTTTCGCTTGTATTATCTACATCAGCTTTTTTCTCATCTACATTACATGAATCTGTTTCCCTATCATTTGTatcaatacatatatcttCTATTCTGCCACTCTCAGCTTCGTTATAATCAACAGGAGAAACTGATCTTGGCGTAGATGTCTCTAAAGTAAGTTTTACACTTTCAACTTTGGATTCTTTCAGATCCTGTTCACTTCCTTGTTCGTTGACAGCAATATCTTCCTCCGTAGATACATTCACTTCCAAGTGCAAAGATGTTTGAGGTATATCGTCACGAATAAAATGTTTCTGTAATTCTTCTTGAGTCTGAGAAGAATTTACAAGGGAATGCGTGACATTCAACGGTGTTGCTAAACCGTTTTCGACCGCACGTGTCTCATTTAAGTTACACTTGACGAGTGACTTATTGTCAAGGATAACATTGGTATCATCAATGGCCGAGTTGAAGGTTTGAATCAAAGTATTATCAGGAGATTCATAAATAGAATTAGACAAAGTGACTTCCTCTACATTAGAATCGATTTGAATATCAGCACAACCACGAATTAGTTCATTAAGACCTGGTATATTACTATCCACATAAGAAGAGTCTGCGACCTTGAATAGTTGAGAGTTGTTGAGATCATCGGTATCGGAACTGATACCGCTGTTCTTAATGCTCTGCGTACTACCAATGCTGTAATAACTGCTCTCTGAGGAAAAGCTCTCGGGTGTTGAATACGTCACCAAATCTGCGTCCGCGAATTCACGCGCGAAACGCACCTTCACCTCGTGCTCGGCTGCTACCTTGGAGAAAGTGCTATTGGTTGTGTCGTTGCCACTCTGAAATCAATgagacaaaacaaaagaataaaactttcaaatcaaataaaaggattttacgaaaaaataaacacaataaacgcaaaaaaatataaatgaagagAACTCAAAAGAATCTCAATCTTCGcatctatatttttaacaatggAATATCCTTCAAAATTGTTGTGGAACGCTTTGAAACGAAAATCagaatttttacaaaaggATCATTTTGATACCTTAGATGTAGGCGATGAGGAGGATGCTGACGAATTTATAGGAGAACGATGTAAGAATCTGTTAATGTATTCCATAACGTGTTTATCAGCGAATACAACACTGTGCTAACATccaaaggagagagagagagaaagagagagagagagagaaggggaagaaaaaaacgagaaagagagaaagacgaagttCGCGCCGTGGCCTACCTCAGTTCACTGGGCCGATAATAACGGTGCATCAGAAAGAGAATCAGCTGACTTTGACTCGGTAGGGTAACAAGCCTCGGAGATTTCGTTAAAAGAATTGCGCAACCACCAGTAGCGGCGTGTGCGTTTCGCTcgttctaataataaatatatctcagGGAGAAAGCTTTTGCCACGATAGAAATCGAATCAGTCTCGTTTATTCCGAGATCTCTTACGCACGTGTAGTAACATACTTTTTTACAAACGTTATTATATACCTCGACTTATCCTTACGTAAGAAAGAcggaagagaaatatttttttttctttttattttcggcGCGAACGTTTTAAAAGTGACGTCTATGGAAATTTAAAGGTAAATAGCATTCGTCTCTATTTATACATGATactgatatataatatcagtataatagatatattataatactaatataGTAAGAGATTagtaatatattagtatattagtattatatataatatatatagtattatttcttatatataataaattataaaataataataaaaaaataatattatatatgtacattgcaaatacaatgaaaaaaaggaaaacacaaacataaaataaaactctTATCACAGAAACATCTTGTTGAACTTTACTTTcatgatatttaaaagaaacattatacAACAGGAGATACGCTATTCTGttcgaatgttttttttcttcacgacGATTACCTTTTGAAAAAGATTGCCCATCTTTCCACTTTTAAGAAAACTTCTCTTTTGAGTAAAGTATTCAAgttttttcgtatttatcacgttcctttttttttactcgaggAACCACCCCACGGACCGAAAAAGAGAAGTCATTCccctttctctatatatttcttttacgacACTTAACACACCGTTGTCCCTGACAAAATAAGAAGCACTCAACGGTGCTTCCAAACTGACAGCTTCGTCTTCGAAACTGGcatacaaatttttcaaacgtgtTCTCGCGCCCTTCcggtattatttatttggttCGCTTGGTTGGCTCATAGGTCGGCGCCGATGACACCATTTCCGTTGTCGCCATTTTTCTACTTAATCAATGCAGACTAATTAAATATGCGATTGTTATTTTAAAAGGATATTCCAAGGTCACGAAAAGAAACTATAGTAAACTTTAACATTATTGGCTGGACAGTAACACTCTGTCGTTGTTCCCGCgttaaaatttgaatttcgCGCCAAATTATTGGAATCTCACACCGATTGCTGTCACTAATtctataaatgtttttttcttttttctcctcgtaAATATTAGTAacatattgtattataatgaATGAATCATAAATGATGAATGTTCGacgaataaaagtatatttgtaaatgattaaacgatcgaaaagtTCGAAATAATCATTGAAAACAACTTGAAAATCTTTAAGTGTTTCAATAACTGCGGAATATAAGAATGACATGATAGATGGCGTTAGTATTCTTACAGAAAAAAGTGGGACACTACGGTTGTTTATACATAAAGATTTTATAGAATGACGATGAGAAGAATACGTGTTTTCTCGTTAACCTCTCTGGTATGTTTAATATCGATTtggtataaatacatattttttatttgattaaaacgTTCAAAGAATGTTCATCATTCGAAAGAAAGTggaaatttgtatatacacgAAAAAAGCAATTGACTTTTTTTGGTGGATGACGTAAACTCGttgataagatatataattatgtaaaaaaataataagatatattaaCCAGTCGTTTAAGAATAATTCGAATACTTTGCTTATTCGTTAACAGGAAAAAGTTAAATGAAATCGTAAAACAACGGTCTTAATCCTTTAACTTATATATTTCAGTCCTAGGTCAATATAATTGAAAGATCAATAAAATCTCTTGAATGACAGAAGATATTTCGGCGAGACAAAAGAATCATTtacattaacaaaattattgattgtACGTGGAAATCTCTCGATATGATGACATCAGGAAAAAACCGAGTCATACCATCCTACTCAAATGATACTTTGAATTCATTGTcgtcaaataaaaaaacaaaaacaaaattcaaaaatgataacgatagccaaacgaaaaaaaagaaagaacgaaccaATGCgacaaattataatttattctataCACTTATCGATAATGACAATGATAACAAtgattatgtaaaaaaaagaaagaaagaaagagaaagagaaaagctaTTCGATGACAATTTACCTCAGCTTTTTGATCGTTCTAAAACACGAATGTCGACGATCTCAGAGCGTGACACACAGTAAAGGAGGATAGGACATACGTAgacagaagaaagagagacgaagaagaaagtatataatacgtagagtgtatgtatgtgactGACTTGCAGTGCGCACGGCGACGTGAACGTGCGTGAAAATACGAAGATCTGTTCGGGTCTTTTCGGCTCCGGGGGAATCGATTCCCCGAGCCCTCGAAGTTCGAGAGACTCGCGCTCCTTATTCGGAGCGTTCTTGACATCGAATCGCGAATACGACCAATGACATACAGAACAGTAAGCAAGCAGTAGTGAATAGTACGAAGAGACGTTGCGTGAGTCATTCGCTATTTGCACCAAAAGGAAGAAGTCCACCACCTCCATCTCATCatactcctctttcttctccttaaCCTCCTACTCGCCATCGAGACATGATGCAGCAACATgaagggagaggaaaagagaggggggaggagagagagaaagagagaagagagtaatAGGTGGATGAAGATAGACCTTGTCTGAGGGGGTGTGTCGAGGCACCGACGAGACATTTAATTCGACTGAAGAATTAAAAGATTCTAAAGAATTCTAGAGGAATTGCAAAAAGACGAGATATATTGTGCAACtcgattctaattttttttttttttttctttttctttttccatgaGATTTGTCTATTTTCCTattactttttgtttatttttattaagcaTATagaaaagtatgtatatatgcagataaatgtataatatcagGTATATTAGATGTGCTCCTCCATCGCAATAAATTTTGATCAAGAGTATTCTAAAATtcgtatcgaaaaaaaaaatttcaattaattcgaaataaattagaacgagagaggagggagggagggagcgagcgagagagagagagagaatgaaaatgttGATATAACTGAAGGGTAAAAAACAGTCGAGAAACAGTCTTCGATCAGATCTGCACACCTGTGCACATCTTCGATCCATGCGTACAATTCTCTTCCTGATTCGTCTTCTAATATTAGAATTCGCATAGCGTATCGACGGATGATGTATACAAGTAcgagagcgaaagaaagagagaaagagaaagagagagagagaggcagacagacagacagacagagacagacagagacagagaggacaAACCATCAGccgcaaaaaagaaagagagagagagagaatagaatgataaaaaggataagaaaggTAGATGGTAATGGTAGTGGGAGGAAAACGAGAAGGGGCGGGGCGCGATTCGATCGCTCACCTTTCGTTCCTCGTGTTATCGAAAATTTGTCCCTCTCCGTACATAAATATGCGTGCGTGTCGTGTGCATATCACGTATGATCACGATGTGATCGCGTACAAAAGCCGCCGACGAACGCGCGGCGGCGCGCGCGCCAATTTTCTTgttatcttccttttcgtcttcctttcttcgtcgtcttcttgtTTATTCAATTGTCGTTAGTAAACGGTAATGCgctctatattatattttactagtATATTAAGTCGTCGTCTAACCTCGTGAATATTTCTCGCGCGAAGCCCCTCCTTTTACTCGTCGCTTCAGCGACGTTCTTTACAGCACGCAGCTCGAAGCGCGCACACGCCGCAAAGTCGCCGAATATGAAGATAAAAGGTAGTAGAGAGGATACACTCAACGGAACTTGGCGAATTAGACGCCATCTTCAAATGCATACGCCGATAATATTTGTTGCGTGCAGAAATTTATCTTCAGTCGATAATTTCTAAGGGCAATTATTCACAAAtgaattctaaaatatttcttgatttatataaatcaagaatttaattattgattcaTCTTCAGGAAAGAATTTGATAAACGTTCAGTTTGTTTTGAGTACATGGTTTTCgagttttacattttttttgcaatatttattgagataaatatatcttgTTTGTCTTTGTTAACAAACATAACttgtttaagaaaattttgtataaatagaagaaaaagaatagaaacgtAAAACAATTTAGCAcgagatattttttcaattgaatttattcgaatacaagagattttctttgaaaagttTTAACCTCGATTGTTTCTTGTCACATATCAAGCAAATGAGCTTTTACTTGCAGAGGCACGTTGGTCGTGTGACATTTCAGTTCGTACCGAAGGGTAAATCCGAATTAGCACAAAACACATTCTATTACCCCCACTTCTATCctcattctatatattttaacacATTTACCTAGATTGATCTCTTATTGGCgaagttatataaataaaaaaaaaatcattttttttcaacgtacTATACATATGATTAAATCAAATAACTTAAccataaatttaaaaaagaaaagaaaaaagattaatattcttagcatttttaattaaatgtaatttttaattaaattaaaacacTACACAAGACTCTAAtgctattattttataatcctGCTAAtttaaactaaaaataatttaataacttttttaaattaaataatgatttaaggtaataaaataaaaattttttgaataaacTTATTACCCAACACATGCGTAAAAAACACGTAACGTATAGTAATTAGATAGCAGGGCTAGTACGGCTTCGACTAAAAATGTCTTGTTAAATAATACACTgcacgtttcctttttttcttgttataaaaaatcttcaattacaatattttaatgtGTATCgtaatatgcatataataatatgcacGCGAAATGAATCGGCTATAACAATTACTAAagatgcaaagaaaaaagagagagagagagagagagagagagagagagagagagagagagagagagagagaataattgtttttctaaGATTAAGTTTAAGTGCTTAAAGTAgaaacttataaataataatgataacaagaaagaaaacaaaaaacaatataatttaaaaataaaatt
This window of the Vespula vulgaris chromosome 6, iyVesVulg1.1, whole genome shotgun sequence genome carries:
- the LOC127064874 gene encoding putative uncharacterized protein DDB_G0282133, with the protein product MEIRRSGEMSSPKSVGVGGQVREGTRVVLREITAMLHNSPPSQTSPRRKSGNDTTNSTFSKVAAEHEVKVRFAREFADADLVTYSTPESFSSESSYYSIGSTQSIKNSGISSDTDDLNNSQLFKVADSSYVDSNIPGLNELIRGCADIQIDSNVEEVTLSNSIYESPDNTLIQTFNSAIDDTNVILDNKSLVKCNLNETRAVENGLATPLNVTHSLVNSSQTQEELQKHFIRDDIPQTSLHLEVNVSTEEDIAVNEQGSEQDLKESKVESVKLTLETSTPRSVSPVDYNEAESGRIEDICIDTNDRETDSCNVDEKKADVDNTSETDTNNTCTIQAITDIVSENINTSTDEKKPDRNNLNNNIADARNINENKTDTENNIDEYKIDTTINIDEYKIDTAINIDEHKIDTTININEHKIDTTININEHKTDTIHIDEYIKTDTTFNIDDNKTDINYLNENETDKNNIDEHKTDTTFDIDENKTDKNNLDENRIDTNNINGNKIYKEDIVEKKTDEDNIDSNKKSTSNTGTDEVLDETLTLSDDTYLNLDSLNEVEQYEEFKPQRQSTTLSNDDATCCSLKKLELAAGEIADDIFKSPLEFEDDVFVNPVLEIFQDPTSFDFLSARGNSESATRLRNESLYIKFDPLLANVSMLPQGNSQVFSTPPSGTIHKLEEIQDKNDEPIQVTKSDTKEVDDIDGTEKLELLRATVSQLEKELEKQKKEYESKLEKQKATSQEKLTKLQAQINQEVENKNQLTVVVDEYEKSISRLLTEKERDRANFEQEKSKVQEELQATNLHLSNTEAAFNDVHLKYERLKGVVSAYKNNEGVLKESIQENLETIKSLENRYDQLKTHAMSQLRKANLELVDIRKQHEAETVKLHAMVRKAELKSNSLAEIVEQKTKENKELTQILDELIARVGRQNAE
- the LOC127064875 gene encoding uncharacterized protein LOC127064875, which gives rise to MDCCYIEQNEATGMDKVFPNVSSPEMFDSDVENKHNEQQEVTSVIEETLVKTSPQEPSQATLITKSDNYLLARINKYLTGVPPPPSHTICQSDCNDLLRYIQQNQQYFWTTSPISEEKNVRQEEINKSFNQGTLENNEMFSFYNTNNTQRNLANAFDECKSNTNNVSEENKSLILYNTIGEKEVENLPWSEAYFHKFHGIHYNRNKSIEEFENLTMKLCERYIGAETQSTCNVFFSKQGPGSARKRSVLAKRNYGQSPGKRLSHLARRRRTFSSANLQGLNLNDKRQLVLSVKKPTTRKGKSPRGKSPRYKSPRGKSPRGSAKKKVVRRLTLENISPYKTKLDTSRRALFQSPPLDKAGPSKLFNCSSTNPQTIKRALFPTPKKEDILMEGVKIIATEESKKRKSEDDLQGPRFKWAKSLSFDCPLELQNTTLRSWDRERHSSGNVLSQHEMSVTQGKSELSDTHRKKLLWAVAEALRGRGIGMGHPQFKQYASNLARTVKKLMPDLENKNIPRKPGSTSDRMLKLAKHHALLITDTRTME